The following are encoded together in the Gorilla gorilla gorilla isolate KB3781 chromosome 14, NHGRI_mGorGor1-v2.1_pri, whole genome shotgun sequence genome:
- the LOC134757081 gene encoding putative uncharacterized protein FLJ45355 — translation RGWLSDHASWGVPPPSAMGVLRVRGGRGAGSHSLPHWGCLPPCEGGPKKPGGKRGWLSVPALGGASHHCDGGPKSQGGKRGWLSVPASWGVPPTPAMGVLRSQGGKRGWLLVPASLGLPPPPAMGVPRARGGRGVGSESQPHGGCLPHCDGGPKSQGGK, via the exons aggggctggctctcagaccatgcctcgtggggggtgcctccccccagtgcgatgggggtcctaagagtcagggggggaagaggggctggctctcattcCCTGCCTcactgggggtgcctccccccctgcgagGGGGGTCCCAAGA AGccgggggggaagaggggctggctctcagtccccgccttggggggtgcctcccaccactgcgatgggggtcctaagagccaggggggaaagaggggctggctctcagtccctgcctcatggggggtgcctcccacccctgcgatgggggtcctaaga agtcagggggggaagaggggctggctcttagtccctgcctccctggggctgcctcccccccctgcgatgggggtcccaagagccagggggggaagaggggtTGGCTCTGAGTCCCAGCctcacggggggtgcctccc ccactgcgatgggggtcctaagagccaggggggaaag